From a single Nostoc edaphicum CCNP1411 genomic region:
- a CDS encoding helix-turn-helix domain-containing protein, with the protein MPGIGQLRIAQLVRETRQCLKFTQVKLATMLGVSFHTINRWENGRTQPSPLAIKQIKELLHQMGEPGEALLAKYF; encoded by the coding sequence ATGCCTGGAATCGGACAGCTAAGAATTGCACAGTTGGTTCGTGAGACTCGACAATGCCTTAAATTTACACAGGTAAAACTGGCAACAATGTTAGGGGTTTCGTTTCACACTATAAACAGATGGGAAAACGGACGAACACAACCTTCGCCACTGGCTATAAAACAAATTAAAGAGCTATTACACCAAATGGGAGAACCCGGTGAGGCGCTTTTAGCCAAATACTTTTAA
- a CDS encoding sulfonate ABC transporter substrate-binding protein — MRTKTTTISKLSLFVIPGLVALSTTLISCTSTVSNINTGNNPTADPAGAKSVTFKTKVLRIGYQSSGDLVRVRGVLEKRLEPLGLKVEWSQFAQGPQLMEAMNVGKIDIGSVGETPPIFAQAAGAKIIYLAGRRLGPDSGKGSAIAVPKGSPIKNLAQIKGQKVVFQKGSASHYFIIKALEEVNLKYSDIQVLSMPNVEARGAFIQGTIPVWVTGDPHLALVEKLHGARVLRDATNIGTPGGYYIGTREFAKENPELVRIILEEIDKNGQWAEANRKEVAKLIAPVLKIDLPIQEVISSRATYRLRGITPELMQAQQSVADLFYDEKILPKKIDIKEALLTPQEYAAITPETLVSEK; from the coding sequence GTGAGAACCAAGACAACAACAATCAGTAAATTATCGTTATTTGTCATACCTGGGCTTGTCGCTTTATCGACTACTTTAATCAGTTGTACGTCAACTGTATCTAACATAAATACAGGAAATAATCCTACAGCAGATCCAGCAGGGGCAAAGTCCGTAACTTTTAAAACAAAAGTACTGCGAATAGGATATCAAAGCTCTGGTGATTTAGTTAGAGTCAGAGGAGTTTTAGAAAAACGTTTGGAACCTTTAGGCTTGAAAGTAGAGTGGTCACAATTTGCTCAAGGGCCACAACTGATGGAAGCGATGAATGTGGGCAAAATTGATATTGGCTCAGTTGGAGAAACGCCTCCTATTTTTGCCCAAGCTGCGGGTGCAAAAATCATCTATTTGGCTGGTAGAAGACTTGGGCCTGATTCTGGTAAAGGTAGTGCGATCGCAGTTCCTAAAGGTTCTCCTATTAAAAATTTAGCTCAAATTAAAGGCCAAAAAGTAGTTTTTCAAAAAGGTTCTGCTTCTCACTATTTTATTATCAAAGCTTTAGAAGAGGTGAATCTAAAATATAGTGATATTCAAGTTCTGAGTATGCCCAATGTTGAAGCACGTGGTGCATTTATTCAGGGAACTATTCCAGTTTGGGTAACTGGCGATCCCCATTTAGCTTTGGTAGAAAAACTCCACGGTGCTCGTGTATTGCGAGATGCTACAAATATTGGTACTCCAGGGGGATATTACATAGGAACACGTGAGTTTGCTAAGGAAAATCCAGAATTAGTTCGTATCATCCTAGAAGAAATTGATAAAAATGGTCAATGGGCAGAAGCGAATCGTAAAGAAGTTGCCAAACTCATAGCACCTGTACTGAAAATTGATTTACCTATTCAAGAAGTAATTTCTAGCCGTGCTACTTATCGGTTGAGAGGAATTACTCCAGAACTAATGCAAGCCCAACAAAGTGTTGCTGATTTGTTCTATGACGAAAAAATTCTACCCAAAAAGATTGATATTAAAGAAGCACTACTAACACCTCAAGAATACGCAGCAATCACTCCCGAAACACTCGTCAGTGAAAAATAA
- a CDS encoding aliphatic sulfonate ABC transporter substrate-binding protein has product MNKPSRPQRRTFLKRIVQYSALGLFALSSPFVDSFVQSTQAQTRPGITAKVINLAYQTSGDIVKVKKVIEPRFNALGVKVNWVGPFPAGPQLIEAMNAGKVDIGNVGETPPIFSQAAGITEVIYIAGRTPSKGENQGIVVRANSPIKKIADLKGKKIAFQRGSNAHYLLAKALQEVGLKISDVQIVGLTPSEARDAFIQDKVEVWVASDPFLALVEKIVPIRNLRNAAKINTLGGFYLGRREFVTKNLELVRVFLEEADKVGEWAEKNPTDVAKAFAPELKLDVSVLEKVARRRTFRLRKLTPAIIAEQQKVADFYFQEKVIPRRINIKDAILPTQQYQAITPQRIN; this is encoded by the coding sequence ATGAACAAACCATCTCGACCACAACGGCGCACATTTTTAAAGCGGATTGTTCAATATTCAGCACTGGGATTATTTGCTTTATCATCTCCCTTTGTAGATAGCTTTGTGCAAAGTACTCAAGCACAAACAAGACCCGGAATCACGGCAAAAGTAATCAATTTGGCTTATCAAACTTCTGGAGATATTGTTAAGGTCAAAAAAGTTATTGAGCCACGTTTCAATGCATTGGGTGTAAAGGTGAATTGGGTAGGGCCATTTCCAGCCGGGCCGCAATTGATCGAAGCGATGAATGCAGGTAAAGTGGATATCGGTAATGTGGGAGAGACACCGCCAATATTTTCCCAAGCCGCAGGTATAACAGAAGTTATCTATATTGCTGGACGCACGCCCAGCAAGGGAGAAAACCAAGGAATTGTGGTGAGAGCTAATTCTCCTATTAAGAAAATAGCCGATCTTAAAGGTAAGAAAATTGCTTTTCAGAGGGGATCGAATGCACACTATTTACTAGCAAAAGCCTTGCAAGAGGTGGGACTAAAAATTAGCGATGTTCAAATTGTTGGTTTGACTCCATCTGAAGCCCGTGATGCCTTTATTCAAGATAAAGTTGAGGTTTGGGTGGCTAGCGATCCTTTTTTGGCTCTTGTGGAAAAAATTGTCCCGATTCGTAATCTGAGAAATGCAGCAAAAATTAACACTTTGGGCGGCTTTTATCTTGGTAGGCGTGAATTTGTCACCAAAAATCTAGAATTGGTACGAGTGTTTTTAGAGGAAGCAGACAAGGTAGGAGAATGGGCTGAAAAAAACCCAACTGATGTTGCCAAAGCTTTTGCGCCGGAACTGAAATTAGATGTATCAGTTTTAGAAAAGGTAGCACGCCGACGTACTTTTAGATTGAGAAAACTCACACCTGCAATTATTGCTGAACAACAAAAAGTTGCTGACTTTTATTTTCAAGAAAAAGTTATCCCCCGTAGGATAAATATTAAAGACGCGATCCTGCCGACTCAACAATATCAAGCCATTACACCTCAACGTATCAACTAA
- a CDS encoding CHASE2 domain-containing protein codes for MISGLLEKLRFPFVKVQDSRETSKSKSWLPTIFVTSVGVTAFIWGVRELRWLQPWELRVYDQMLRSRPTQAPDRRILLVKITDEDLKREKWTISDRTINLLLKKIESYQPRIVGLYLFQPENNNLAANLQNQDNVISTCLFSSLGRDEMPPPPNFPIDNVGFSDVVADHENDQTLRRSLLFAHSTDQKCTTSFAFGALIAINYLEKQGIDYQFTNKGDFQLGKTLFPRLQANSGGYQHLDADGYQILLNYRHPDSLAEQVTLTEVLSGKVNSSLFKDRLVIIGTTAANLPPGGFYTPYSALPDQPARMPALFIHAQIASQLISTVLDGRSLIWYWPDWVELIWVWGWSLLGSVLAWRSQNPLLLLVVVGITLLGLVVICVALFLQAGWIPLIPSALALVLSSICVIAYTSYQNQRQTQVIILQVEKQQEAIAQLNVLLEDKTAIPDSSLDFPSPIDAPEIKSGDLLLSGRYKISQTLGAGGFGRTYLAQDTQRPGNPTCVVKKLMPARQDIRFLQVARRLFNSEAEILESLGKHHQIPELLAYFEDNQEFYLIQQYIQGHTLSEELPPVQNVQNESFVMEMLKQVLEVLEFVHQHRVIHRDIKPTNIIRCAEDNRLVLIDFGAVKLMQPPSSEQTELATVAIGTRGYAPPEQFAGHPRLCSDIYALGMIAIQAITGIPPQELHPDPETGNVIWRQSVQVSEELAAILDKMVCYHFSDRYQSATAVLQDLKRM; via the coding sequence GTGATTAGTGGATTATTAGAAAAACTCCGTTTCCCCTTTGTCAAAGTTCAGGATTCCCGTGAAACTTCCAAGAGCAAAAGCTGGCTGCCAACTATTTTTGTTACCAGTGTAGGAGTTACCGCCTTTATCTGGGGAGTTCGGGAACTAAGATGGTTACAGCCTTGGGAGTTAAGAGTTTATGACCAGATGTTGCGATCGCGTCCAACACAAGCACCAGATCGGCGGATTTTGCTAGTTAAAATCACTGATGAGGATCTCAAACGAGAAAAATGGACTATATCAGATCGGACAATCAATCTGCTATTAAAGAAAATCGAGTCCTATCAACCGCGAATTGTTGGTTTATATCTTTTCCAACCAGAAAACAACAATTTGGCGGCTAATCTTCAAAATCAAGATAACGTTATCAGTACTTGCTTGTTCAGCAGCTTGGGTAGAGATGAAATGCCACCGCCACCCAATTTTCCTATAGATAATGTTGGGTTTAGTGATGTGGTTGCTGATCATGAAAACGATCAAACTCTCCGCCGCAGTTTGTTATTTGCTCACTCTACAGACCAGAAATGTACAACATCATTTGCATTTGGTGCCCTAATTGCAATTAATTATCTGGAAAAACAAGGCATTGACTACCAGTTCACGAATAAAGGAGATTTTCAGTTAGGTAAAACCCTGTTCCCGCGTTTACAAGCTAATTCCGGTGGCTACCAACATCTGGATGCAGATGGCTATCAAATATTATTAAATTACCGTCACCCTGACAGCCTCGCCGAACAAGTAACCCTCACAGAAGTTCTCAGCGGTAAAGTTAACTCTAGTTTATTTAAAGACCGTCTTGTAATTATTGGCACCACAGCAGCTAATCTCCCTCCAGGTGGATTTTATACACCCTACAGCGCTTTGCCAGATCAACCAGCCAGAATGCCTGCTTTGTTTATTCATGCACAGATAGCAAGTCAACTTATCAGTACAGTGTTGGATGGGCGATCGCTAATTTGGTATTGGCCAGACTGGGTGGAACTTATTTGGGTGTGGGGTTGGTCGCTTTTAGGTAGTGTTTTAGCATGGCGATCGCAAAATCCGTTGCTTTTGCTAGTGGTAGTAGGGATAACTCTACTTGGGTTAGTAGTAATCTGCGTTGCTTTGTTTTTGCAAGCCGGATGGATACCGTTAATTCCTTCTGCTCTTGCCTTGGTGCTTAGTAGTATCTGCGTGATTGCTTATACTAGCTACCAAAATCAGCGGCAAACTCAGGTGATTATTCTGCAAGTTGAAAAACAACAAGAAGCGATCGCCCAATTAAATGTCCTCTTAGAAGACAAAACAGCAATCCCCGATTCGTCTCTTGACTTTCCTTCCCCAATCGATGCACCAGAAATAAAATCAGGTGATTTGCTTTTGAGTGGACGTTACAAAATATCTCAAACTCTCGGTGCTGGGGGATTTGGTCGGACTTATTTAGCACAGGATACTCAACGACCGGGAAATCCTACTTGTGTGGTGAAAAAGTTAATGCCAGCCCGTCAAGATATACGATTTTTGCAAGTTGCCCGCAGGTTATTTAATAGTGAAGCTGAAATTTTAGAATCTTTGGGTAAACATCATCAAATTCCCGAACTACTTGCTTATTTTGAAGATAACCAAGAATTCTATTTAATTCAACAATATATTCAGGGGCATACCCTAAGTGAAGAATTACCACCTGTGCAGAATGTGCAAAACGAATCATTTGTGATGGAGATGCTCAAACAAGTTTTAGAAGTTCTAGAATTTGTTCACCAGCATCGAGTGATTCATCGTGATATCAAACCGACTAATATTATTAGATGCGCTGAAGATAATCGGCTGGTGTTGATTGACTTTGGTGCTGTAAAATTAATGCAACCGCCAAGTAGTGAGCAAACAGAATTAGCCACAGTAGCCATCGGGACGCGGGGTTATGCACCTCCAGAACAATTTGCTGGTCATCCCCGTTTGTGCAGTGATATTTATGCTTTAGGAATGATTGCGATTCAAGCCATAACTGGGATACCACCGCAAGAACTCCACCCAGATCCAGAAACGGGGAATGTGATCTGGCGGCAATCGGTGCAAGTGAGTGAAGAGTTAGCGGCAATTTTAGATAAGATGGTTTGTTATCATTTTAGCGATCGCTATCAATCTGCCACCGCAGTTTTACAAGATTTGAAACGGATGTAG
- a CDS encoding aliphatic sulfonate ABC transporter substrate-binding protein, with protein sequence MTVLKGKFEFRKSQRKTRRSLLFALGYCLMLSTALSSCSEAKNNTQKSATSPESVASSSTTEKQVVRIVRSKQLTALAVLEKQGSLEKRLEPLGFKVQWAEFAAGPQQLEALNANGLDIASTAESPPVFSQAAGAPLVYLATTRPSGKAISLLVPANSPVKSVTDLKGKKVAFQKASIGHYLLVKALEDVGLKLSDVQSVFLAPADANAAFSQSKVDAWYIWEPFATRNVQNKIARVLADGSRLRDTANFYSTSRQFYQAHPDVIKVFLEELEKAEIWTKDHPKEVAQLLAPVTQLDPPTLEIMHKKYDYGVLPITEKVIVKQQEVADKWYSLGLIPKKVNVRDGFLTPEEYAKITPSEVLANK encoded by the coding sequence ATGACAGTTTTAAAAGGAAAATTTGAATTTAGGAAAAGCCAGAGAAAAACACGTCGTTCTTTGTTGTTTGCTCTGGGCTACTGCTTAATGCTATCGACTGCCCTATCGAGTTGTAGTGAAGCAAAAAATAATACTCAAAAGTCTGCAACTTCCCCTGAATCTGTGGCTTCATCTAGCACTACAGAGAAGCAAGTAGTACGGATTGTACGTTCAAAACAACTTACCGCTCTAGCAGTTTTAGAAAAACAAGGTTCCTTGGAAAAACGATTAGAGCCTCTGGGTTTTAAAGTACAGTGGGCTGAGTTTGCGGCTGGGCCACAACAGCTAGAAGCCTTGAATGCCAATGGACTGGATATCGCATCTACAGCCGAATCGCCTCCTGTATTTTCACAAGCAGCAGGAGCGCCTCTTGTTTATCTAGCTACTACACGCCCCAGTGGTAAAGCTATTTCACTTTTAGTTCCTGCAAACTCTCCGGTTAAAAGTGTTACCGATTTGAAGGGTAAAAAAGTAGCTTTTCAGAAAGCCTCTATCGGTCACTATTTATTAGTTAAGGCATTAGAAGATGTAGGACTTAAACTAAGCGATGTCCAATCAGTTTTTCTAGCGCCGGCAGATGCAAATGCAGCATTCAGTCAGAGCAAGGTGGATGCTTGGTATATTTGGGAGCCATTCGCTACCAGAAATGTACAAAATAAAATAGCTCGTGTTTTAGCAGATGGTAGTAGGTTGCGGGATACTGCCAACTTTTATTCAACCTCACGCCAGTTTTATCAGGCTCATCCTGACGTGATTAAAGTTTTTCTAGAGGAGCTAGAAAAGGCAGAAATCTGGACTAAGGATCATCCCAAAGAAGTAGCACAACTGCTTGCTCCTGTAACTCAGCTAGATCCACCAACTCTAGAAATAATGCATAAGAAATATGACTATGGGGTGCTACCAATTACCGAGAAAGTCATTGTCAAGCAACAGGAAGTTGCAGACAAGTGGTACAGCTTAGGACTTATCCCCAAGAAGGTGAATGTTCGAGACGGGTTTTTGACACCTGAAGAGTACGCCAAAATCACTCCTTCAGAAGTTTTAGCGAATAAGTAG
- a CDS encoding PAS domain S-box protein: protein MREYLSEQQIALRDSEARYRSLAEASASIVWRAAPWGKVVDDIPTWQAFTGQSPEQYKGWGWVEALHPEDRSSMVAIWKEAFPTRSVAVAEYRVLRHDGEYRYMNIRGVPILDETGEIREWVGMCVDITERKQAEVKLRESEARFRLLAENSTDIISRHTVDGILLYVSPACYTVLGYQPEELVGYPSHKLVHPDDLAEIARNYPVNADLPDIYTITHRARHQDGHYIWLEATIRAIRDRQTQEILEMQASSRDITKRKQVEDEQRFLAEASGILAASLDYETTLAGLVRLAVPEIADWCLVDIICDNQLVRRVAAAHANPEKQELVEQLQNYPPDLAETAGVAEVIRTGKSQIIHLISDEQIQGLSHNASHLKILQELNPTSGMSVPLIVRGRVLGAMTLVSSSGRCYNTKSLMLAEELAGRAAIAVDNARLYTETQQSQQAAENANRIKDEFLAVLSHELRSPLNPILGWSKLLQSKKLDEKTIPQALKTIERNAKLQAQLIEDLLDISRILQGKISLNIYPVDLTSVISAAMETVRLSAEAKSIEMHINLEPNLGQVLGDSSRLQQIVWNLLSNAVKFTPEGGRVEIRLSLCSNSNSALIQVSDTGKGIDPNFLPYVFEYFRQENSSTTRKFGGLGLGLAIVRHLVELHGGTVQVESGGEDQGATFTVRLPLIQNQLEIRQDSSNSEPSSNLNGIKILVVDDDTDTREFIAFLLEQYGANVTAVTSAYEALATLAQSLPDILLSDIGMPEVDGCMFMRQLRTLPAKQGGQIRAIALTAYAGEINAQQVLAAGFDKHLAKPVEPAELVDAIANLIAE, encoded by the coding sequence TTGCGGGAATATTTGAGCGAACAGCAAATTGCGTTGCGCGATAGTGAAGCACGCTACCGTTCACTAGCAGAGGCAAGCGCATCCATCGTCTGGAGGGCGGCACCTTGGGGCAAAGTTGTTGATGATATTCCCACCTGGCAAGCGTTTACAGGGCAAAGTCCTGAACAATACAAAGGATGGGGTTGGGTTGAGGCACTACACCCAGAAGATCGTTCCTCGATGGTGGCAATTTGGAAAGAGGCATTTCCGACACGCAGCGTCGCAGTTGCCGAGTATCGTGTTCTGCGGCATGACGGCGAATACCGTTACATGAATATCCGCGGTGTGCCCATACTTGATGAAACAGGCGAAATCCGCGAATGGGTGGGAATGTGCGTCGATATTACTGAACGCAAGCAAGCTGAGGTAAAACTGCGCGAGAGTGAGGCGCGTTTTCGGCTGCTGGCTGAAAATTCAACTGATATTATTTCACGCCATACGGTAGATGGAATTCTTCTGTACGTTTCACCAGCTTGCTACACAGTACTGGGATATCAACCAGAGGAACTAGTCGGCTATCCTAGTCATAAGTTAGTTCACCCTGACGATTTGGCAGAGATTGCGAGAAATTACCCAGTCAATGCCGATTTACCAGATATTTATACCATTACTCACCGTGCCCGTCACCAAGATGGACATTATATCTGGTTGGAAGCAACTATTCGAGCTATTCGCGATCGCCAAACTCAAGAAATTTTAGAGATGCAAGCGTCTTCGCGTGATATTACTAAGCGCAAGCAGGTGGAAGATGAGCAGCGTTTTCTCGCCGAAGCTAGTGGGATTTTGGCTGCATCGTTGGACTACGAGACAACCTTAGCAGGTTTGGTGCGTTTGGCAGTGCCGGAAATAGCTGATTGGTGCTTAGTTGATATTATTTGTGACAATCAATTAGTCCGCCGAGTTGCAGCAGCCCATGCCAATCCAGAGAAGCAAGAATTGGTAGAACAGTTACAAAACTATCCGCCTGATTTGGCAGAAACAGCAGGTGTTGCTGAAGTAATACGAACGGGTAAATCACAAATTATTCATTTGATTTCTGATGAACAGATACAAGGGTTAAGCCACAACGCCAGCCACCTAAAAATCTTGCAAGAACTAAATCCGACATCTGGTATGAGTGTACCGCTAATCGTTCGGGGACGGGTGTTGGGAGCGATGACTTTGGTATCTTCTTCAGGTCGTTGCTACAACACCAAAAGCCTAATGTTGGCTGAAGAGTTAGCTGGCCGGGCGGCGATCGCTGTTGATAATGCCCGACTCTACACAGAAACACAACAATCTCAACAGGCGGCTGAAAATGCCAACCGGATAAAAGACGAGTTTCTGGCGGTACTTTCTCATGAATTGCGATCGCCACTCAACCCAATTTTAGGTTGGTCAAAGCTACTCCAAAGCAAAAAACTTGATGAAAAGACCATCCCTCAAGCACTAAAGACTATTGAGCGAAATGCTAAGTTACAGGCTCAACTGATTGAAGACTTGCTGGATATCTCCCGGATTTTACAAGGTAAAATTAGTTTGAATATCTACCCAGTTGATCTGACATCTGTGATTTCAGCAGCAATGGAGACAGTGCGGCTATCGGCAGAAGCGAAGTCAATTGAGATGCACATCAACTTAGAACCAAATTTGGGGCAAGTTTTGGGTGACTCCAGCCGATTGCAGCAAATCGTTTGGAACCTGCTCTCAAATGCGGTTAAGTTTACACCAGAGGGGGGACGGGTTGAGATTCGACTATCATTATGTTCTAATTCCAACTCAGCACTGATTCAAGTCAGCGACACAGGGAAAGGCATCGACCCCAATTTTCTGCCTTACGTGTTTGAATATTTTCGCCAAGAGAACAGCAGTACCACCAGAAAATTTGGTGGATTGGGGTTAGGATTAGCGATCGTTCGTCACTTAGTCGAACTGCATGGCGGGACAGTCCAGGTAGAAAGTGGGGGCGAAGATCAGGGAGCAACTTTTACAGTGAGACTCCCACTGATCCAAAATCAATTAGAGATTAGACAGGACAGCAGCAACTCTGAGCCATCCTCAAATTTGAATGGTATCAAAATTTTAGTAGTGGATGATGATACAGATACGCGAGAATTTATTGCTTTCTTGCTAGAGCAATATGGGGCAAATGTAACAGCAGTAACATCAGCATATGAAGCCTTAGCCACTTTAGCCCAATCCTTGCCAGATATACTTTTAAGCGACATTGGGATGCCAGAAGTGGATGGATGTATGTTCATGCGACAGTTGAGAACACTGCCGGCAAAGCAGGGAGGGCAAATTCGAGCGATCGCACTTACCGCCTATGCTGGAGAAATTAATGCCCAACAGGTACTTGCAGCTGGATTTGACAAGCATCTTGCCAAACCAGTAGAGCCAGCTGAATTAGTAGATGCGATCGCTAACTTAATCGCCGAATAA
- a CDS encoding class I SAM-dependent methyltransferase, which produces MTQLKTLPTYDPSLFEGAAEVYAQYRTKYPSIVFDKLAEIFHLNGQGRLLDLGTGPGLISIPLRTRFEEVVAIDPDPDMIAEAKRQAAAVGANNITWLEQGAELIDSSLGKFKLTTIGRAFHWMERELVLERLYELLTDDGGIALLNTGDNPWESNLPWKQAAVGVVKKWLGDERRTGQRGQGIRKPVDPPHEVVIGNSAFARQETYEVPFEKSWTVDSYLGYLYTTAFSLKIFYGDNAPEFEKDLREALLAVEPSGHFTEELQATILVAWKQ; this is translated from the coding sequence ATGACTCAACTAAAAACACTTCCCACCTACGACCCAAGTTTATTTGAGGGAGCCGCTGAGGTTTACGCTCAATATAGAACCAAATACCCATCTATTGTATTCGACAAACTGGCCGAAATATTTCATCTCAATGGTCAAGGAAGACTGCTTGATTTAGGTACTGGCCCAGGGTTGATTTCAATTCCTCTACGAACTAGATTTGAAGAAGTTGTGGCGATCGATCCCGATCCAGACATGATTGCAGAAGCCAAACGGCAAGCAGCAGCAGTTGGAGCAAATAATATTACTTGGTTAGAACAAGGAGCAGAGTTAATCGACTCTAGTTTAGGGAAATTTAAATTAACCACAATTGGCAGAGCCTTCCACTGGATGGAACGCGAATTAGTGCTTGAACGCCTTTATGAATTGCTAACTGATGATGGTGGAATAGCACTGCTGAACACTGGTGACAACCCTTGGGAAAGCAATCTACCTTGGAAACAAGCTGCTGTTGGAGTCGTGAAGAAATGGTTAGGTGATGAGCGGCGGACTGGACAACGAGGACAAGGCATTCGTAAACCAGTTGATCCTCCCCATGAAGTTGTAATTGGCAATTCGGCTTTTGCTCGTCAAGAAACCTATGAAGTGCCATTTGAAAAATCTTGGACTGTCGATAGCTATCTTGGCTACTTATACACTACAGCCTTCTCCCTCAAAATTTTCTATGGAGATAATGCCCCAGAATTTGAAAAGGATCTTAGAGAAGCGCTACTAGCAGTTGAGCCATCTGGACATTTTACAGAAGAACTCCAAGCTACAATCCTAGTTGCTTGGAAGCAGTAG
- a CDS encoding TauD/TfdA dioxygenase family protein produces MPSSTLTQVKITPIDAPLGAIVTDLDASQAIAPEVILQLKEALRVDAKRLVARHRHILIFKGQKLSDQQLLNFALYFGALFVPSDETPVLASKPGETPVVIPISHVDGGYTGTGELTFHSDHKWTPTPSSGSLLYALEIPTHGGDTYWLNTNLAYEALDEATKERIADLQLITYNPFLQDRNAPRPLYRLDKSIPLISPIFPHPLVRTHPESGKKHLYLDATTEVEIVGLEPEEGSKLIEQLREHLNQPKFYYQHKWSVGDIVYWDNQATLHYRQAFDPNERRVLKRVSLAGSRPF; encoded by the coding sequence ATGCCTAGCTCGACTTTGACACAGGTTAAAATTACCCCTATTGATGCCCCTTTGGGGGCTATAGTAACCGATCTTGATGCCAGTCAAGCGATCGCACCTGAAGTGATCTTACAACTTAAAGAAGCTCTGCGCGTAGACGCGAAGCGGCTTGTCGCCAGACATCGCCACATCTTGATCTTCAAAGGCCAAAAGCTCTCCGATCAACAACTTTTGAACTTCGCTCTATACTTTGGCGCACTCTTTGTACCATCTGATGAAACTCCAGTATTGGCTTCTAAACCAGGAGAAACTCCGGTAGTGATTCCGATTTCCCATGTTGATGGTGGCTATACCGGCACTGGAGAATTAACTTTCCATTCTGATCACAAATGGACTCCTACCCCATCTAGTGGTTCGCTTCTTTATGCTTTAGAAATACCAACTCATGGTGGAGATACTTATTGGTTAAATACCAATTTGGCATACGAAGCATTAGATGAAGCTACCAAAGAACGGATTGCAGATTTACAGTTAATTACCTACAATCCATTTTTGCAAGACCGAAATGCACCCCGCCCTTTATATCGTTTAGACAAAAGTATTCCTTTAATCAGTCCGATCTTTCCCCATCCTTTAGTTAGAACACATCCAGAGAGTGGTAAAAAGCATCTTTACTTAGATGCTACTACAGAAGTAGAAATTGTCGGGTTAGAGCCAGAAGAAGGATCTAAATTAATTGAACAGTTAAGGGAACATCTGAATCAACCCAAGTTCTACTACCAACACAAATGGTCAGTAGGCGATATTGTCTACTGGGATAATCAAGCTACCTTGCATTATCGTCAAGCATTCGATCCAAATGAGCGACGAGTATTGAAGCGAGTTAGCCTTGCAGGTAGTCGTCCCTTTTAG